Below is a window of Bernardetia sp. DNA.
TGCCAGTAGTAAATGCAACCTCTGAAAAATTCAATGTTGATAAAAAACGATTAATTAAAAAAGTTTCAGATATTAATTGCATTAATCCTAGCCAAGAGTTGTTTGAAGAAATAGCGATGACTTTGTAAACCAAAACAAATAAGATTACACTTTATTTACTTAATAATTTAATGAAAGATACAATAGCCTTCAAAGAAATTTCAGAGCAGATGGTAAGTCGTTATTCCCAACGCTACAAAAAATTAGGATACCATGTTCAAACACTCGGTTGGGGAAACACAGAACAACAAACCTATCGTTTCCAACAGACATTAGAGGGAATAAATTTTTCTAATCAAAAATCTATTCTGGATATTGGCTGTGGCTTTGGAGATTATTTAGCTCTCTTGAAGGCTCAGAATAAGGAGTTTCAAAATTATATTGGATGGGACATTAATCCTGATTTGATTAGTGAAGCTCAAAAAATATGGTCAGAAGAGCAAAAAGCTAGATTTGAGGTAGCAAATATTGGAGAAACTGCTTTATCACAACCTGTGGCTGATGCAGCTATTATGTTAGGCGTTTTGAATCTGAACTTAAAAGATAAAGTAGATAATTATCAGTATTCTTTCAATTTTATCAAAAATGCTTTTTCTTTGGTCAATGAAGTATTGGTAGTAGATTTTTTGAGTGATAAACTAACAGATAATTATCCAAAAGAAGATTTTGTTTTTTATCATAATCCTGCAAAAATGCTAGACTTTGCCCTCTCTCTTACTCCAAATGTAGTTTTGAAGCATAATTATGCTGCCATTCCTCAAAAAGAGTTTATGCTTTTCCTTTACAAATAAAAAAATAATGCAGATTTTTGATTTTAATATTCATCTTCCTTTTATAGAACATGAAGATGTAAATGTAGTCATTGACCAAGATTTAAACCTTAATGTTGAAGGAATCTCTAAAGGTCTTCAAAAGCATCAAGAAACAATAAATAAAGCAGTTGGAGCTAATTTTTTATTGTTCAATACCAACCTTTTCGATGAAGATGTAACGCCATTTTTTCAAAAAGCAAATCAACTCTTTGATAAAACTTCTTTTACAGCTTTAGTAGATTTTCGCAGATTTGATGCTTTTGAGTATATAGAAAAAGTAGTGAAAGCAGGTGCAAAAGCAATTATGTTTAATTCTTACCTACAAAAAATAAGTGAAGCAGATTTTGTAGAGGTAGGCAAAATATGTCAGTTTGCTCAAGAAAAAGGCTTAATTATTTGTATTGATGGAAGTTATGGAACTTCAAAGATGTATGCTTACGACAATCTAAAACTAGCTTGTTTTGTAGCTGATTTGGTTGAAAAAACGCCTATTGTAATTGTTCATAGTGGAGGATATAGAATTATTGAGAGTATGCTTTTGGCTGCTGATAAGAAAAATGTTTGGCTAGATACTTCCTTTTCGCTTCCTTATTATATTGGTTCTTCTTTAGAGCAAGATTTTGCCTTTGTATATAAAAAAATGATAAATAGAGTAGTTTTTGGTACAGACCATCCGTATCATAACTTTGATGAGGCTATCAAAGTACATAAAGATTTCTTTGAAAAACATAACTTTACATCAGAACAACAAGAACAGATTTTTTATCAGAATGCTCTTCAACTTTTTAATCTTGATTAATTAATTTTTCTATGAACAAACTTCTTATTCTTACTGAGGCAGGTAAGTCTATTGGTTATGGACATTATATGCGTTGCTCTGCACTACAAAAAGAAGCTAAAAAGCAAGGTTTAAAAACAAAAATGCTTTTACATGTAAATGGAAGTGAGAGTTTTGAAGTAGAAGGAGAGATATATAACTGGCTGGAAGACAAAATATTGAAAATAAATATTCTCTCAAAGGAGTTTGATATTGTTTTGATAGATTCTTATTTGGCAAATGAAAATATCTATTCTGATTTGAAGCAAAATTTTAAAAAAGTTGTAGTAATAGATGATTACAACAGAATAGATTATGATGCAGATTTAATCATTAATCCGAATGTTTTCTTTGAGCAGATAGATTATACTAATCAAAAAGCAAAATGTATTGGGGGGAAAGAATTTGTACTGCTACGCCCTATTTTTATTTCTTCAAAAGAGCATGAAAATCGCCAAACAACGGATAAAAATATAGATAATCTTTTGATTACGATAGGTGGCACAGACTTTCGCAACCTCTTGCCTAAACTCATTAAAGTTTGCCTAAATCAAAATTTAAAAAAAGTACAAGTTATTTGTCCACAAGAAAACGAACGAAAAGAATTAGAAAAAAAATTTCTTCGTAATGAGAATATTGAGATTTTGGGAAAGCAATCTGCTGAAGAAATGCATGAGTTATATCTCAAAAACAACTTAGTTATATCTGCTTGTGGTCAGACACTGTACGAACTAGCAAGTCTTGGCAAACCTACTATTGGCATTTGCTTGGCGATTGACCAAGTTCCAAATCAGAAATATTATCTTGAAAAAAGTTTTTTGTTAGAAAATATCAATTGGGATGATATAAATATCGCAACAAAGATTAGTTCTCAAATAACTAATTTTCAAAACCTTGATTTGAAAAGGGTTATTCAAAATTATGCACCTACTTTAATAGGAAAAAATGGGGTAAATAAATGCATCGAAGCAATATTTTCTAATCAAACACTTACCTTCAGAACTGCTCAATTACAAGATGCCAAAATCTATTTTGAATGGGCAAATGATGAAGCTGTTAGAGAAAATGCTTTTAATAGCGAACCTATTGTTTGGGAAAATCACTTGGCTTGGTTTGAAAGTAAAATTGCTTCATCTTCTCTCTTACTACTCTTTTTTTTAGAAAGCTCAAATACTCCTATCGGGCAAGTTAGGGTAGATTGGAATACAGATACTCAAGATAGAGAAGAAAAAAATGGTTGGATAGATTATAGTGTTAGCAAAAACTATAGAGGAAAAAAATTGGCTACTAAAATGCTCATTCATACTGTCAAGTTATTACAAAAACAACCTACTTCTATATCATTAAAAGGTATAGTAAAACAGGAGAATATGGCATCTCAAAAAGCTTTTTTAAGAGCAAATTTTGAGCATATCGATAG
It encodes the following:
- a CDS encoding class I SAM-dependent methyltransferase, which translates into the protein MKDTIAFKEISEQMVSRYSQRYKKLGYHVQTLGWGNTEQQTYRFQQTLEGINFSNQKSILDIGCGFGDYLALLKAQNKEFQNYIGWDINPDLISEAQKIWSEEQKARFEVANIGETALSQPVADAAIMLGVLNLNLKDKVDNYQYSFNFIKNAFSLVNEVLVVDFLSDKLTDNYPKEDFVFYHNPAKMLDFALSLTPNVVLKHNYAAIPQKEFMLFLYK
- a CDS encoding amidohydrolase family protein, encoding MQIFDFNIHLPFIEHEDVNVVIDQDLNLNVEGISKGLQKHQETINKAVGANFLLFNTNLFDEDVTPFFQKANQLFDKTSFTALVDFRRFDAFEYIEKVVKAGAKAIMFNSYLQKISEADFVEVGKICQFAQEKGLIICIDGSYGTSKMYAYDNLKLACFVADLVEKTPIVIVHSGGYRIIESMLLAADKKNVWLDTSFSLPYYIGSSLEQDFAFVYKKMINRVVFGTDHPYHNFDEAIKVHKDFFEKHNFTSEQQEQIFYQNALQLFNLD
- a CDS encoding bifunctional UDP-2,4-diacetamido-2,4,6-trideoxy-beta-L-altropyranose hydrolase/GNAT family N-acetyltransferase: MNKLLILTEAGKSIGYGHYMRCSALQKEAKKQGLKTKMLLHVNGSESFEVEGEIYNWLEDKILKINILSKEFDIVLIDSYLANENIYSDLKQNFKKVVVIDDYNRIDYDADLIINPNVFFEQIDYTNQKAKCIGGKEFVLLRPIFISSKEHENRQTTDKNIDNLLITIGGTDFRNLLPKLIKVCLNQNLKKVQVICPQENERKELEKKFLRNENIEILGKQSAEEMHELYLKNNLVISACGQTLYELASLGKPTIGICLAIDQVPNQKYYLEKSFLLENINWDDINIATKISSQITNFQNLDLKRVIQNYAPTLIGKNGVNKCIEAIFSNQTLTFRTAQLQDAKIYFEWANDEAVRENAFNSEPIVWENHLAWFESKIASSSLLLLFFLESSNTPIGQVRVDWNTDTQDREEKNGWIDYSVSKNYRGKKLATKMLIHTVKLLQKQPTSISLKGIVKQENMASQKAFLRANFEHIDSQNVNNFECQVFQYKTDLK